One genomic segment of Lampris incognitus isolate fLamInc1 chromosome 2, fLamInc1.hap2, whole genome shotgun sequence includes these proteins:
- the LOC130128603 gene encoding RNA-binding protein 15-like gives MKGKERSPVKKRSRILNDIRERGVGHPTGKKTGALSAAGGNNGAASANSGAPSRRALPSEKRDVRDSEVNSTSSRAGSDYDYGSSTAGKVSGGGDDGSADGTADSRAGSRGDPRSPSSAESEYKTLKISELGSQLNDEDIEDGLFHEFKKFGDVSVKISRVGDERVAFVNFRRPDDARAARHARGKLVLYDRPLKIEPVYVNRRRSRSPAPKDPYVSGHRHLHPQRPLSPTSIGYRDYRLQQLALGRLPPPPPPPHLRDLDREREFSIYDARTRPPFIPECAVFREEDLVALEDDQRANRTLFLGNLDITVTESDLRRAFDRFGVVTEVDIKRAVRGQTSTYGFLKFENLDMAHRAKVAMSGKVVGHNPIKIGYGKPTPTTRLWVGGLGPWVPLAALAREFDRFGTIRTIDYRKGDAWAYIQYESLDAAQAACSHMRGFPLGGPDRRLRVDFADIEQRYKQQQYMQLLPLPRYDLVPEPFGHRLTPEPMRVRERSPPVPIRFRERELYAGADWPGLGVHDQVRGAGFETLDHLERRSRESWSMEREREFQSRDQGRKRRQLDEGRRIDHSPDGSEYARRCHGNSLERSPGGSSRDGGRYSDSERLPRSGRPSPARERHANLDPTGPAERRRRTLSPTEPGGSLERERKRKACDPCRSPVKKDDRLEPPPSSLPSSNSSPSKSGLQSKQGSGGQKLCQAWQGVLLLKNSSFPTSMHLLEGDVAVATSLLAVVSTGSKVSQLKITQRLRLDQPKLGEVSRRIKAAGPSGYAVLLAVPGKYEDGLQDAVSSTERPLKNLISYLKQKEAAGVISLPAKGSRDKEQTGVLHAFPPCDFSKQFLDDAAKAFVKSEGDYMVMVIIRGAS, from the coding sequence ATGAAGGGTAAAGAGCGGTCGCCTGTGAAAAAACGCTCTCGTATACTCAACGACATCCGCGAGCGGGGAGTAGGCCACCCGACCGGCAAGAAGACCGGAGCCCTGTCGGCGGCTGGCGGCAACAACGGGGCCGCGTCCGCTAACAGCGGCGCCCCGTCCAGACGAGCTTTACCGAGTGAGAAAAGGGACGTGCGGGATTCGGAAGTGAACAGCACGTCAAGCCGAGCCGGGAGCGATTACGACTACGGATCCAGCACCGCGGGTAAGGTGTCCGGCGGCGGCGACGACGGCTCCGCGGACGGGACCGCTGATTCCCGGGCCGGTTCGCGCGGCGACCCGCGGTCCCCGTCGAGCGCGGAAAGCGAATACAAGACCCTTAAAATTAGCGAACTGGGCTCCCAGCTGAACGACGAAGACATCGAAGACGGGCTGTTTCACGAGTTTAAGAAATTCGGCGACGTGAGTGTCAAGATAAGCCGGGTTGGCGACGAGAGGGTGGCGTTCGTTAATTTCAGGAGGCCCGACGATGCCAGGGCGGCCAGGCACGCACGTGGCAAGTTGGTGCTGTACGACCGGCCTCTGAAGATCGAGCCGGTTTATGTGAACCGGCGACGGAGCCGCTCCCCTGCCCCTAAAGACCCCTACGTCTCAGGACACAGACATTTACACCCCCAGAGACCGCTGTCACCTACCAGCATAGGTTACAGAGACTACCGCCTACAGCAGTTGGCGCTAGGTCGTCTCCCTCCGCCTCCGCCCCCACCCCACTTAAGGGatctggacagagagagagagttttctaTCTATGATGCCAGAACCAGACCTCCGTTCATCCCCGAGTGCGCCGTGTTCCGCGAGGAGGACCTCGTGGCCCTGGAGGACGACCAGAGGGCAAACAGGACGCTGTTCCTTGGCAACCTTGACATCACTGTGACAGAGAGCGATCTGAGAAGGGCCTTCGACCGCTTTGGCGTTGTTACAGAGGTGGACATCAAGCGGGCGGTGCGCGGACAGACCAGCACTTATGGGTTTCTCAAGTTTGAGAATCTTGACATGGCCCACCGTGCCAAAGTTGCCATGTCGGGCAAAGTGGTGGGTCACAACCCAATTAAAATTGGTTATGGCAAACCTACCCCTACAACCAGGCTGTGGGTGGGGGGCCTTGGGCCCTGGGTGCCTCTTGCTGCCCTCGCGCGGGAGTTTGATCGGTTCGGTACTATCAGGACAATAGACTACAGGAAAGGAGATGCTTGGGCCTACATTCAGTATGAGAGCCTGGATGCTGCTCAGGCTGCTTGTTCTCACATGCGGGGCTTCCCACTCGGTGGCCCTGACAGAAGACTCAGAGTAGACTTTGCAGACATTGAGCAACGCTACAAACAACAGCAATACATGCAGCTTCTCCCCCTGCCACGCTATGACTTGGTCCCTGAGCCCTTTGGCCACCGTCTCACCCCAGAGcccatgagagtgagagagaggtctCCTCCGGTCCCCATtcgtttcagagagagagagctctatgCTGGTGCTGACTGGCCAGGCCTGGGTGTTCACGACCAGGTGCGTGGGGCAGGCTTTGAGACCCTCGATCACCTGGAGAGGCGATCGCGGGAGAGCTGGTCGATGGAGCGTGAACGGGAGTTCCAAAGCCGGGATCAGGGGCGCAAAAGAAGACAGTTGGATGAGGGCCGGCGCATCGACCATTCCCCTGACGGCAGTGAGTATGCTCGTCGTTGCCACGGGAATTCACTGGAGCGCAGCCCCGGGGGAAGCAGCCGAGACGGGGGCCGCTACAGTGACTCCGAGCGCCTTCCTCGCTCTGGCAGACCCTCCCCTGCCAGAGAGCGCCACGCCAACCTTGACCCGACAGGACCTGCAGAAAGGAGAAGGAGGACACTTAGCCCAACCGAGCCAGGCGGCAGCTTGGAGAGGGAACGCAAACGCAAGGCCTGTGACCCTTGTAGGAGCCCTGTGAAAAAGGATGACAGATTAgagccccctccctcctccttacCCTCCTCCAACTCATCTCCCTCCAAGTCTGGCCTGCAGTCAAAGCAGGGCTCCGGTGGACAGAAGCTGTGCCAGGCCTGGCAGGGCGTTCTCCTGCTGAAAAACAGCAGCTTCCCGACATCGATGCACCTGCTGGAGGGGGACGTGGCCGTGGCTACCAGTCTGTTGGCTGTGGTTTCTACAGGGAGTAAGGTGTCCCAGTTGAAGATCACTCAGCGACTGCGCCTGGACCAACCCAAGCTGGGCGAGGTGTCCCGCCGCATCAAGGCCGCCGGTCCCAGTGGCTACGCCGTCCTCCTGGCTGTTCCCGGCAAGTACGAGGATGGACTCCAGGATGCTGTCAGCTCCACCGAGAGGCCACTGAAGAACCTGATCTCCTACCTGAAGCAGAAGGAGGCAGCTGGCGTCATCAGTCTTCCTGCGAAGGGGAGCCGTGACAAGGAACAAACCGGAGTCCTTCACGCGTTTCCCCCTTGTGATTTCTCCAAGCAGTTCTTGGATGATGCTGCTAAAGCCTTTGTCAAATCAGAGGGAGACTACATGGTGATGGTCATTATCCGGGGGGCatcgtga
- the LOC130128667 gene encoding pepsin A-like — MVFAVLLLAFVAVSDGLIRIPMIRGKSARQLLEEKGLYEEFREKYPYNPRAKFDPRVDQSMVPMVYDAKVTYYGVIGIGTPPQYFKVLFDTGSSDLWVPSLNCSGSACNDHAKFRSEDSSTFQPGTKHFSITYGTGYMTGITGYDTVKVGDLFVEHQIFGLSQTEAPFMSYVPWDGIMGLAFPGVSLEGGTTIFDNMWNQGKVPEYEFSMYLSSAEEGSMLILGGADPSYFTGGIHWVSLFGATGFWNIKIQSITINGNTVACSEECEAIVDSGTSYIVGPEKDVNNINGWVGAYTDQFGDAVVSCGNTNLMPDIVFNINGFSLSLPPSAYVMKSGSKCMTGFGFGSWILGEVFMRHFYTVFSVGQNMVGFAQAV, encoded by the exons ATGGTGTTCGCCGTGTTGTTGCTGGCCTTTGTGGCGGTCTCAGACGGGCTCATTCG AATTCCTATGATTCGAGGCAAGTCAGCCCGGCAACTCCTGGAGGAAAAAGGCCTTTACGAAGAGTTTAGAGAGAAGTATCCTTACAACCCCAGGGCAAAGTTTGACCCCAGGGTTGACCAGAGTATGGTTCCCATGGTCTATGATGCCAAG GTGACGTACTACGGGGTCATTGGGATCGGGACTCCTCCTCAGTACTTTAAGGTGCTCTTTGACACTGGATCCTCTGACCTGTGGGTGCCCTCCTTAAACTGCAGCGGCTCGGCCTGCA ATGACCATGCAAAGTTCCGCAGCGAGGACTCCTCCACTTTTCAGCCTGGCACAAAGCATTTCTCCATCACATATGGCACCGGTTATATGACAGGAATCACAGGATATGACACCGTGAAG GTAGGCGACTTGTTTGTGGAGCACCAAATTTTTGGTTTAAGTCAAACAGAGGCACCTTTCATGAGTTATGTGCCATGGGATGGGATTATGGGTCTGGCCTTCCCCGGCGTGTCACTCGAAGGTGGCACGACCATTTTTGATAACATGTGGAATCAGGGAAAAGTCCCTGAGTACGAGTTCTCCATGTACCTAAGCAG TGCTGAGGAAGGCAGTATGTTAATTCTGGGAGGCGCGGACCCATCGTACTTCACTGGAGGGATCCACTGGGTCAGTTTGTTTGGCGCTACCGGCTTTTGGAACATCAAAATACAAAG catcaccatcaatgGGAACACCGTTGCATGTTCTGAGGAATGCGAGGCAATAGTGGACTCAGGCACCTCTTATATCGTTGGGCCTGAAAAAGACGTTAACAACATCAATGGCTGGGTGGGAGCCTACACAGACCAGTTTGGCGAT GCGGTTGTGAGCTGCGGCAACACGAACCTCATGCCTGACATTGTCTTCAACATAAATGGCTTCAGCTTAAGTCTTCCTCCATCAGCCTACGTCATGAAG TCCGGGTCCAAGTGCATGACGGGATTCGGATTCGGAAGTTGGATCCTAGGAGAGGTCTTCATGCGACACTTCTACACTGTCTTCAGTGTTGGACAGAACATGGTGGGCTTTGCTCAGGCGGTGTGA
- the LOC130130779 gene encoding amphoterin-induced protein 1-like, protein MRTPSPVTNAPQFKRRMVACALPSVTASQTAGFHPSARRDHNPAGGNPINTITASSGAQLQLDMMGGQLHVSHRAIGDVLRILPLALLLPAMSSNGQFVGSPLNCDKTCVCASNIISCSKRNLTSIPVALPRYTAVLDLSFNSIARLRAEWTTVKLSRLHSLLLSHNGLTFLSSEAFVSVTRLRYLDLSSNGLHLLEELIFEPLERLEVLLLYNNHISQIDRSAFSGLVSLQKLYLSHNQISRFPLELLKDRGRPETLTLLDVSSNRIKVLPLQDLQVLPAWMKNSLYFHNNSLPCSCELYNLLARWHLQQLSASTDFRDDHTCILPGLQKEKVAILDLNRIHFNCSEVRIMDEEAYLDQFLVLNCDTREKDVLKNWLLPGNVPVSPANKSAVMLEGGSLQIGPLKVDDSGVYTCYAASDSFNETLYVTVVVYNFTISGGLENMKTAYTTLLGCLASIVMVLIYLYLTPCHCLCCPDQSLNKSLPGDSLHSSTISVSQILEETGQDRGEVTNKGILSRHMALREPKDQQEQNGRLNPIGEEEEEWHMDNCERRRSDVESVSSVSSDTPMVV, encoded by the exons ATGCGCACCCCGTCCCCTGTCACTAATGCGCCGCAGTTCAAACGGAGGATGGTGGCGTGTGCCCTGCCCTCCGTCACGGCGAGCCAGACGGCAGGCTTCCACCCCTCCGCCCGGAGG GACCACAACCCTGCTGGAGGGAACCCCATCAACACCATCACCGCATCTTCTGGTG CCCAGCTTCAGCTTGACATGATGGGAGGGCAGCTCCACGTTTCCCATCGCGCCATTGGAGACGTGCTTCGGATTCTGCCTCTGGCTTTGCTATTGCCCGCAATGAGCTCAAATGGACAGTTCGTGGGCAGCCCTCTTAACTGCGACAAGACCTGCGTGTGTGCCAGTAACATAATAAGCTGTTCCAAGAGGAACCTGACCAGCATACCCGTAGCTCTCCCGCGTTACACGGCTGTGCTGGACCTGAGCTTCAACTCCATCGCCCGGCTACGTGCCGAGTGGACCACCGTCAAGCTAAGCAGACTCCACAGCCTCTTGCTCAGCCACAACGGCCTCACCTTCCTGTCCTCCGAGGCCTTTGTCTCCGTGACAAGGCTACGCTACTTGGACTTGTCCTCAAATGGTCTCCACCTGCTGGAGGAGCTCATATTCGAGCCCCTGGAACGCCTGGAGGTGCTGCTGCTTTATAACAACCACATCTCCCAAATTGACCGCTCTGCGTTTTCTGGCCTCGTCAGCCTGCAGAAGCTGTATTTGAGCCACAACCAGATCTCCCGTTTCCCCTTGGAGCTATTGAAGGACAGGGGCCGGCCAGAAACTCTCACTCTCCTGGATGTGTCCTCCAACCGAATTAAGGTGCTGCCCCTCCAAGATCTCCAGGTTCTCCCCGCCTGGATGAAGAACAGCCTCTACTTCCACAATAACTCTCTGCCCTGTAGCTGTGAACTGTACAACCTGCTTGCACGCTGGCACCTGCAGCAACTAAGCGCTTCCACCGACTTTAGAGATGACCACACCTGTATACTGCCAGGGTTACAAAAAGAAAAGGTGGCCATACTGGATCTGAACAGGATCCATTTTAACTGTAGTGAAGTTAGGATTATGGATGAGGAGGCCTATCTGGACCAGTTCCTGGTCCTGAACTGTGACACAAGGGAGAAGGACGTGCTGAAGAACTGGCTGCTCCCCGGCAATGTCCCAGTGTCCCCGGCTAACAAAAGCGCCGTGATGCTCGAAGGGGGCAGCCTCCAGATCGGGCCCCTCAAGGTGGATGACTCAGGGGTCTACACCTGTTACGCTGCCAGTGACTCTTTCAATGAAACGCTTTATGTGACTGTGGTGGTTTACAACTTCACCATTAGTGGCGGGCTGGAGAACATGAAGACAGCCTACACCACCCTGTTGGGATGCCTGGCCAGCATTGTTATGGTTCTCATCTACCTCTATCTGACACCCTGCCACTGTCTGTGCTGCCCAGACCAGAGCCTGAATAAAAGCCTCCCCGGGGACagtctccactcttccaccatcAGCGTCTCTCAAATACTCGAGGAGACTGGACAAGACAGGGGTGAAGTGACCAATAAGGGCATCCTAAGCAGACACATGGCCTTACGGGAACCGAAGGACCAGCAGGAGCAGAACGGGAGGCTGAACCCAATcggcgaggaagaggaggagtggcACATGGACAACTGTGAGAGGAGGAGGTCTGATGTTGAGTCTGTTAGTTCTGTGAGCTCCGATACCCCAATGGTAGTTTAA